The Megalops cyprinoides isolate fMegCyp1 chromosome 12, fMegCyp1.pri, whole genome shotgun sequence genome contains a region encoding:
- the osr1 gene encoding protein odd-skipped-related 1, whose protein sequence is MGSKTLAAPVPLHPSLQLANYSLLQASNGFQLPSDHIPNIYSFSALHAVHLHQWTLGYPPIALPRCTFSKLPGLMDARFPLPSILPPLFPSIIQPKQDSAGLQAKSKPRFDFANLAVAATQEDPLKAEDLSSPPAISSLLDVTKLSPERKPSRGRLPSKTKKEFVCKFCGRHFTKSYNLLIHERTHTDERPYTCDICHKAFRRQDHLRDHRYIHSKEKPFKCQECGKGFCQSRTLAVHKTLHMQVKELKPPKIK, encoded by the exons ATGGGAAGCAAGACTCTTGCGGCACCAGTTCCCCTCCATCCTTCATTACAGCTCGCCAACTACTCCCTGCTGCAAGCCTCCAATGGCTTCCAGCTGCCCTCAGATCACATCCCCAACATCTACAGCTTCAGCGCGCTCCACGCCGTGCACCTGCACCAGTGGACATTGGGCTACCCGCCCATTGCCCTGCCCCGCTGCACTTTCTCAAAGCTGCCAGGTCTGATGGATGCCCGTTTCCCCCTGCCCTCCATCCTACCTCCGCTCTTCCCCAGCATCATCCAGCCCAAGCAGGATTCTGCCGGACTGCAAGCCAAGAGCAAGCCCAGGTTCGACTTTGCCAACCTGGCCGTGGCGGCCACCCAGGAGGACCCCCTGAAGGCGGAGGACCTGAGCTCGCCACCAGCCATCAGCTCCTTGCTGGACGTCACCAAGCTGTCGCCCGAGAGGAAGCCCAGCCGCGGCAGGCTGCCCTCCAAAACCAAGAAGGAGTTTGTCTGCAAGTTCTGCGGGAGGCACTTTACAAAGTCCTATAACCTGCTTATCCACGAgcggacacacacagacgagCGGCCGTACACCTGTGACATCTGCCACAAGGCTTTTAGGAGGCAGGACCACCTCAGAGACCACAG gTACATCCATTCCAAAGAAAAGCCCTTCAAATGTCAGGAATGTGGGAAAGGATTTTGTCAGTCGCGGACGCTGGCAGTCCACAAAACCCTGCACATGCAGGTCAAAGAACTAAAACCGCCAAAGATAAAGTAA